From Thiohalorhabdus denitrificans, the proteins below share one genomic window:
- a CDS encoding asparagine synthetase B family protein has product MQGIWGWVGPQGNRDPDPLLAGLAPGQEGEGPTADRIHLENGAVAGRPAHGGRVYNRDGLLVAFHGQPRDSSGGAGDGEALAHRLANRYRHNRQDLPRCLHGPFALAILDPRSRTALLAVDRLGVMDLAYTLSGDTLLFGPRADRLAHDPRCGAELNPQSLFNYLFHHVIPRPGTVYQGIHRLRPGEVVMFADNQLETRSYWRPEFQENDATPLPELREGFRSNLRGAVERAASQGRTGTFLSGGTDSSTITGMLGEVTGEAPRAYAIGFDAPGYDETAYARIAADHFGADYHEYFVTPGDVAKAIPEVAAGSDQPYGNASVVPAYYCARLAREDGIEVLLGGDGGDELFAGNVRYAKQWIFSLYHRVPGWLRRGFLEPVSDLPGGDAVPPVRKLRRYIEQANVPLPDRLETYNLLDHLGAGRVFTEDLLAEVDPTQPLAEMRREFADLRGYALINGLLGLDMKYTLADDDLRKVALAGELGGVQTRFPFLDDPVVDLAARVPPGQKMRGTRLRHFFKEALADFLPREVLAKEKQGFGLPFGVWMQEDPTLKDLARDSLDGLRNRGIIRPAMIDELTGARLEEHADYFGTLTWVLMMLEQWLRTHRSEPAAETEILTGTD; this is encoded by the coding sequence ATGCAGGGAATCTGGGGCTGGGTGGGCCCTCAGGGAAACCGGGATCCCGACCCCCTACTGGCCGGGCTGGCTCCCGGACAGGAAGGGGAAGGCCCCACGGCGGATCGGATCCACCTGGAAAACGGCGCCGTGGCCGGTCGCCCCGCGCACGGCGGTCGGGTCTATAACCGGGACGGCCTCCTGGTGGCCTTTCACGGCCAGCCCCGGGACTCCTCGGGGGGCGCCGGGGATGGGGAGGCCCTTGCCCACCGTCTGGCCAACCGGTACCGGCACAACCGCCAGGACCTGCCGCGCTGCCTGCACGGCCCCTTCGCCCTGGCCATCCTGGATCCACGATCCCGGACGGCGCTGCTGGCGGTGGACCGCCTGGGTGTCATGGACCTCGCCTACACCCTCAGCGGAGACACGCTCCTGTTCGGCCCCCGTGCCGACCGGCTGGCGCACGACCCCCGCTGTGGGGCGGAACTGAACCCGCAGAGCCTGTTCAACTACCTGTTCCACCACGTGATCCCCCGCCCCGGAACGGTGTACCAGGGCATCCACCGCCTCCGGCCCGGGGAGGTGGTGATGTTCGCCGACAATCAGCTGGAAACCCGGAGCTACTGGCGTCCCGAATTCCAGGAGAACGACGCCACGCCCCTTCCTGAACTGCGCGAAGGGTTCCGCTCCAACCTGCGCGGGGCCGTGGAGCGGGCCGCCAGCCAGGGCAGGACCGGAACCTTCCTCAGCGGCGGCACCGACAGCTCCACCATCACCGGGATGCTCGGCGAAGTGACCGGCGAGGCGCCGCGGGCCTACGCCATCGGCTTCGACGCCCCGGGCTACGACGAGACCGCCTACGCCCGGATCGCCGCCGACCACTTCGGTGCGGACTACCACGAATACTTCGTCACCCCCGGCGACGTGGCCAAGGCCATCCCGGAGGTGGCCGCGGGGAGCGACCAACCCTACGGCAACGCCTCCGTGGTACCCGCCTACTACTGCGCCCGCCTGGCCCGGGAGGACGGCATCGAGGTACTGCTGGGCGGGGACGGGGGGGACGAGCTGTTCGCCGGCAACGTCCGCTACGCCAAGCAGTGGATCTTCTCCCTCTACCACCGGGTCCCGGGCTGGCTGCGGCGAGGTTTCCTGGAGCCCGTCTCGGACCTCCCCGGAGGGGACGCCGTACCTCCGGTGCGCAAGCTGCGCCGTTACATCGAGCAGGCCAACGTTCCCCTGCCGGACCGCCTGGAGACCTACAACCTGCTGGACCACCTCGGGGCCGGGCGGGTTTTCACGGAAGACCTCCTGGCCGAGGTGGACCCCACCCAGCCCCTCGCGGAGATGCGCCGGGAGTTCGCCGACCTCCGCGGGTACGCCCTGATTAACGGGCTCCTCGGCCTGGACATGAAATACACCCTGGCGGACGACGACCTGCGCAAGGTGGCCCTGGCCGGGGAGCTTGGCGGAGTTCAGACCCGCTTCCCCTTCCTGGACGACCCGGTGGTGGATCTCGCGGCACGGGTCCCCCCCGGACAGAAGATGCGGGGCACCCGCCTCCGGCATTTCTTCAAGGAGGCGCTGGCGGATTTTCTGCCCCGGGAGGTCCTGGCCAAGGAAAAGCAGGGGTTCGGGCTGCCCTTCGGGGTCTGGATGCAGGAGGACCCGACCCTGAAAGACCTGGCGCGCGACAGCCTGGACGGCCTCCGCAACCGGGGAATCATCCGCCCCGCCATGATCGACGAGCTGACCGGGGCCCGGCTCGAGGAGCACGCGGACTACTTCGGCACCCTCACCTGGGTGCTGATGATGCTGGAACAGTGGCTCCGCACGCACCGCTCCGAGCCCGCCGCCGAAACCGAAATACTCACCGGCACGGATTGA
- a CDS encoding VanZ family protein: MRAVLWPFLYMALLFVLSSIPGTAAPEDGAVLHAFTWVPATLQNLLHLPAYGLLAWLWLRPLAGLPLGPKGIAGAAWVLTMAYALFDEWHQSWVPGRYPSATDIAVDGLGALAAVGIFLTRRRPSVRA; this comes from the coding sequence ATGCGCGCAGTGCTCTGGCCCTTTTTGTACATGGCCCTCCTTTTTGTCCTTTCTTCCATCCCGGGGACGGCCGCCCCCGAGGACGGGGCCGTCCTCCATGCCTTCACCTGGGTACCCGCCACCCTCCAGAACCTTCTTCACCTGCCCGCCTACGGCCTCCTGGCCTGGCTCTGGCTCCGCCCCCTGGCCGGCCTTCCATTGGGCCCCAAGGGCATCGCCGGGGCGGCCTGGGTGCTGACCATGGCCTACGCCCTTTTCGATGAATGGCACCAGAGCTGGGTCCCCGGGCGGTACCCCTCCGCCACAGACATCGCTGTGGACGGGCTGGGGGCCCTGGCCGCAGTCGGGATCTTCCTGACCCGTCGCCGCCCTTCCGTTCGCGCCTGA
- a CDS encoding right-handed parallel beta-helix repeat-containing protein, whose protein sequence is MERLAMWAGRVLGLLLPLAVASAAVAEVPADTWVKRDPEGSGKASGEPEYRPYSAMVAGGGYVFYWGGGHKTHGGNDVDAYIPAEDRWVQLTEEEDWSEADSWDHLTDEQKEKLRKARGGGWHVDYLSPRGRPLTAHSYTQMAWWADQERFCISKFGIWCYAPAKGDEEGAWEEVGERVPVDKNAIAPWNLTYDPDLETLVAFTGTGKIEGYMFNPGLGTWERRVKTGGKSWDTWTEVFSVYAPERKEHIVYGAGRWARVDLQKMRAEEMTQLEEIAGSQPQSFSLVWAPELEKALLAARMDGELQLWTYDPEKDVWGRFFLDGSGPTDAHGKWSTLVRDAETGLYVFLAADSENISQIPETWVFRLSGRERKVSRCPYDACVGGRHLHGSLQAALDAAPKGGTVGVAPGTYRQCAVIERAVTIKPLEGRPHLRDEICKGKGVLVAEAPGRVVVEGLEVSGASREKAIWMHQGAGELVLRDLKIHDSGMGVLAVPGAGSLRIYDSEIYAIHDPGEHAHFVYGGENAELVMEGNYLHGGSDGHFIKAKSVDSRIRYNFIHQRARTDANIINIWGCGENQVIGNAIRSEARGHPAIAMDFTPRVNYGEGVPCPVDHARAEVVYNSYLKEGKKGWSALVMDKVGMDLVLKNNLVAGASLLRGGDHRGASLERENARVRGFGDRLLRPVRTVPAVASPTKPDRQYSPIGTEARGAANVMGAYGASRGERSGVADRNP, encoded by the coding sequence ATGGAACGCCTAGCGATGTGGGCGGGAAGGGTGCTGGGACTGCTCTTGCCGCTGGCCGTTGCCTCCGCGGCGGTGGCGGAGGTGCCCGCGGATACCTGGGTGAAACGGGATCCCGAAGGCTCCGGGAAGGCGTCCGGAGAGCCGGAATACCGACCCTATTCCGCCATGGTGGCGGGCGGCGGGTACGTCTTCTATTGGGGCGGCGGCCACAAGACCCACGGCGGCAACGACGTGGACGCCTATATCCCGGCCGAGGATCGCTGGGTCCAGCTGACCGAGGAGGAGGACTGGTCCGAGGCGGACTCCTGGGACCACCTGACCGACGAGCAGAAGGAAAAGCTTAGGAAGGCCCGCGGGGGCGGCTGGCACGTGGACTATCTGAGCCCACGGGGCCGCCCGCTGACCGCCCATTCCTACACCCAGATGGCCTGGTGGGCCGACCAAGAGCGGTTCTGCATCTCCAAATTCGGGATCTGGTGCTACGCCCCGGCCAAGGGCGACGAGGAAGGCGCCTGGGAAGAAGTGGGGGAGCGGGTCCCCGTGGACAAAAACGCCATCGCCCCCTGGAACCTGACCTACGACCCCGACCTCGAGACCCTGGTTGCCTTTACCGGCACGGGGAAGATCGAGGGCTATATGTTCAATCCCGGGCTCGGGACCTGGGAGCGGCGTGTGAAGACCGGGGGAAAGAGCTGGGATACCTGGACCGAGGTGTTCTCCGTCTACGCCCCGGAACGGAAGGAGCACATCGTCTACGGGGCTGGACGCTGGGCCCGGGTGGATCTCCAGAAGATGCGGGCGGAGGAGATGACCCAGCTGGAGGAGATCGCCGGCTCCCAGCCGCAGAGCTTCTCCCTGGTGTGGGCCCCGGAGCTGGAGAAGGCCCTGCTGGCGGCGCGGATGGACGGGGAGCTGCAGCTCTGGACCTACGACCCGGAGAAGGACGTGTGGGGGCGGTTTTTCCTGGATGGGAGTGGACCCACGGACGCCCACGGCAAATGGAGCACATTGGTCCGTGACGCCGAGACCGGGCTGTACGTGTTCCTGGCGGCCGACTCCGAAAACATCTCCCAGATCCCGGAGACCTGGGTCTTTCGCCTGTCCGGAAGGGAACGCAAGGTGTCCCGCTGCCCCTACGACGCCTGCGTTGGGGGAAGACACCTGCACGGTAGCCTGCAGGCCGCCCTGGACGCGGCCCCGAAGGGCGGTACCGTGGGTGTGGCCCCGGGCACCTACCGGCAATGCGCCGTGATCGAGCGGGCCGTCACCATCAAGCCCCTGGAGGGTCGGCCGCACCTGCGCGACGAGATCTGCAAGGGTAAGGGGGTTCTGGTCGCGGAGGCCCCCGGACGGGTGGTGGTGGAGGGGCTGGAGGTCAGCGGAGCCAGCCGGGAGAAGGCCATCTGGATGCACCAGGGGGCCGGGGAGCTGGTGCTTCGCGATCTGAAGATCCACGACAGCGGCATGGGGGTCCTCGCTGTTCCGGGGGCCGGGTCCCTGCGGATCTACGATTCCGAGATCTACGCCATCCATGACCCCGGGGAGCACGCCCATTTCGTCTACGGGGGGGAGAACGCCGAGCTGGTCATGGAGGGGAACTACCTGCACGGCGGCTCCGACGGCCACTTCATCAAGGCCAAGTCCGTGGACTCGCGTATCCGCTACAACTTCATCCATCAGCGGGCCCGGACCGACGCGAACATCATCAACATCTGGGGCTGCGGGGAGAATCAGGTGATCGGCAACGCCATCCGGAGCGAGGCGCGGGGCCACCCGGCCATCGCCATGGATTTCACCCCCCGGGTCAATTACGGCGAGGGGGTTCCTTGCCCCGTGGACCATGCCCGGGCCGAGGTGGTGTATAACAGCTATCTCAAGGAAGGGAAGAAGGGCTGGTCGGCCCTGGTCATGGACAAGGTCGGGATGGATCTGGTCCTGAAGAATAACCTAGTGGCTGGGGCCTCTCTCCTGCGCGGGGGGGACCACCGTGGGGCTTCCCTGGAACGGGAGAACGCCCGGGTGCGGGGTTTCGGGGACCGCCTTCTGCGGCCTGTCCGGACCGTCCCGGCGGTGGCCTCGCCTACCAAACCCGACCGGCAGTATTCCCCCATTGGGACCGAGGCGCGGGGGGCCGCCAACGTTATGGGGGCCTATGGGGCCAGCCGGGGGGAACGCTCCGGCGTGGCCGACAGGAACCCTTGA
- a CDS encoding S1C family serine protease produces the protein MHRTRPPCGWHRLVPLAAAALLWLVHGGPHAELANRLPAIKASVVGVGTVTPTRQPPGEFRGTGFIVGDGNLVLTNAHVLPESLDEKRREHLALFVGEGKDGEVRRAREVAIDPKHDLALLEMEGSPLPALPLGDSDRVREGELYAFTGFPIGMVLGLHPVTHRGIVSAVTPIATPMNRSQDLEPGTVQRLDEPYEVFQLDATAYPGNSGSPLYDPEHGEVVGVVNRVFIKESKEAILEKPSGISYAIPIKYAKPLLRRRETAE, from the coding sequence ATGCACAGGACCCGACCTCCTTGCGGTTGGCACCGGCTGGTACCGCTGGCGGCGGCCGCGCTCCTGTGGCTGGTCCATGGTGGCCCCCATGCGGAGCTTGCGAACCGCCTCCCGGCGATTAAGGCATCGGTGGTGGGAGTGGGCACGGTGACACCCACCCGGCAGCCACCGGGGGAGTTCCGGGGGACAGGGTTCATCGTCGGGGACGGGAACCTGGTCCTTACCAATGCCCACGTGCTTCCCGAGTCCCTGGACGAGAAGCGGCGTGAGCACCTGGCCCTCTTCGTCGGGGAGGGGAAGGACGGGGAGGTCCGCCGGGCCCGTGAAGTGGCGATCGATCCGAAGCACGACCTCGCCTTGCTGGAGATGGAGGGTAGCCCCCTGCCGGCCCTGCCCCTGGGGGATTCCGACCGGGTGCGGGAAGGGGAGCTGTACGCCTTCACCGGTTTTCCCATCGGCATGGTCCTGGGATTGCATCCCGTAACCCATCGCGGCATCGTATCGGCGGTTACCCCCATCGCCACGCCCATGAACCGGTCCCAGGATCTTGAACCGGGCACGGTGCAGCGGCTGGATGAGCCCTACGAGGTGTTTCAGCTGGACGCTACCGCCTATCCCGGGAACAGTGGAAGCCCCCTCTACGACCCGGAGCATGGGGAAGTGGTGGGCGTGGTGAACCGGGTGTTCATCAAGGAAAGCAAGGAGGCCATCCTGGAGAAACCGAGCGGGATCTCCTACGCCATCCCCATCAAGTACGCCAAGCCGCTCCTCCGCCGGCGGGAGACCGCCGAGTGA
- a CDS encoding VanZ family protein — MNVGDSPAGEGASEPGLRGLLLGMWGAYLLLAVFLSLLPLELEWHTPAEAWRAFLSAPDIQSPFGSRVDWASNVVLAFPGGLLLAAALGGWHQGRRALLRLLLALGLTMLVAPVLEFLQVYVPERVPARNDILAQWMGGFLGVVTWALLGGWAREVVASRSTELHRGVEVLGAGYLLVYLGMSLFPFDFTLQAPAGEGSGAWVTLLEQYPCGPVCVGGLAAEALLALPIGWALGVFLLDRGWGAPGRAAVAAFLFAGVVELAQGTLAYETAEGVSILTRTAGILGGYGLVAAGLYPRAGWLRRHAYALWGLGLGGYLILLAVLNGWFGGPMRNPHEIAGAVLDLDFSPLRSYGREVGTLGLVVGHALMYAPIGLFCWLRGRLRGVPGAPGCAIRWGVVVALLAEAGALLFAGQEPHPWSLVVSPAAAAGVLVLARRVASTLDSPETAPG; from the coding sequence GTGAATGTCGGGGATTCCCCGGCGGGGGAGGGTGCCTCCGAGCCCGGATTGCGGGGGCTGCTTCTCGGCATGTGGGGTGCCTACCTCCTGCTGGCCGTCTTCTTGAGCCTGCTACCCCTCGAGCTCGAATGGCACACCCCCGCCGAGGCCTGGCGGGCCTTTCTTTCCGCCCCGGACATCCAATCCCCCTTCGGCTCGCGTGTGGATTGGGCGAGCAATGTGGTCCTCGCCTTCCCCGGCGGGTTGCTGCTGGCCGCGGCCCTGGGCGGTTGGCACCAGGGGCGACGTGCGCTTCTCCGTCTGCTCCTGGCCCTTGGACTTACCATGCTGGTAGCCCCTGTCCTGGAATTCCTGCAGGTGTACGTCCCCGAGCGGGTACCCGCTCGGAACGACATCCTCGCCCAGTGGATGGGCGGATTCCTCGGGGTGGTGACCTGGGCCCTCCTCGGGGGGTGGGCCCGGGAGGTGGTGGCCAGCCGCTCGACGGAGCTGCACCGCGGGGTGGAGGTTCTGGGCGCCGGCTACCTGCTGGTCTACCTGGGGATGTCCCTGTTCCCCTTCGACTTCACCCTGCAGGCCCCGGCGGGGGAGGGAAGCGGGGCTTGGGTGACCCTGCTTGAGCAATACCCCTGCGGCCCGGTCTGTGTGGGGGGGCTGGCTGCCGAGGCGCTGCTGGCCCTGCCCATCGGTTGGGCCCTGGGGGTTTTTCTGCTGGACCGGGGTTGGGGAGCCCCGGGCCGGGCGGCGGTGGCGGCCTTCCTGTTCGCGGGGGTCGTGGAGCTGGCCCAGGGGACCCTGGCCTACGAGACGGCAGAGGGCGTTTCCATCCTGACGCGGACAGCCGGGATCCTGGGGGGGTACGGCCTGGTGGCGGCGGGGCTGTATCCGCGGGCGGGCTGGCTGCGACGCCACGCCTACGCCTTGTGGGGCCTGGGCCTCGGGGGGTACCTGATTCTTCTGGCCGTACTGAACGGTTGGTTCGGCGGGCCGATGCGCAATCCCCACGAGATCGCCGGGGCCGTGCTCGACCTGGATTTCTCCCCCCTGCGTTCCTATGGGCGGGAGGTGGGAACCCTGGGACTGGTTGTGGGGCATGCCCTGATGTACGCGCCGATCGGCCTGTTCTGCTGGCTGCGGGGCCGACTCCGGGGCGTCCCCGGGGCGCCGGGCTGTGCCATCCGCTGGGGCGTGGTGGTGGCCCTGCTTGCCGAGGCGGGGGCCCTTTTGTTCGCAGGCCAGGAGCCCCACCCCTGGAGCTTGGTGGTATCGCCCGCGGCCGCTGCCGGCGTGCTGGTCCTGGCGCGCCGGGTGGCCAGCACCCTGGATTCCCCCGAAACAGCCCCCGGCTGA